From Drosophila santomea strain STO CAGO 1482 chromosome 2R, Prin_Dsan_1.1, whole genome shotgun sequence:
ATCCCGTTAATAAAGCGACCTGGATGCAAATGGTGGGCTCTATTATAGTCCACTCCATCATGCTGTTTCAGTTTCATCTTGTAATGCGAGGTGGTCACAAAAGCCACTAGTACGGAATACTGTGAATACTTTTCAAAGGTGTCTAAGAGTAtgcaacaatatatttttaatcttatAGAGTCATATGACAGCGGAGTTTCTTTCGACGTTCAGTAATTAACCCTTGTATTATCATTAATTTGGGTAATGCTCTTCATATCTGTCACTTCCGCATTTCTATCGCTCAATCAAATCGACTGAGTGCTTATTAGCAAAGCAACTGTCATCAGTTCATTTTACAAACTGGTGCACGAAGGACGTCGATATGGTTTTTTGGATAGTTAAATTGTATTTCCGCTATTCCCTGGCAATCGGAATTACATCGCAACAATTTTCCAGGCAAAAGTTTTACAGCACCTTATTTTCGCGGACCTATGCTATGATCGCCAACATCATTACGGTCGGCATGGTTCCCATATGTATGTGGCAAGTTCGATCGGTTTTCCAGTCGGAAAGGCACTATCCGCAACTCATTTTGATCACGAAAGACATAAGGTATACGGTGTCCTTCCTGGTCATCTTATACACACTCCTATCACGAGGATTTCGCGATACAGCGTTTACGGAAATGCAGCCATTGCTACGCACATTATTCCGAGAAGAAAAGCGATGTGGCTATAAGGGCAGAGAAGGTGTACGAAGGTCCTTAAGGATGCTCCTGCTCCTAAAGTTCTTCACGTTGTCTTGGCTGTGCATCACAGAAGTCGTATTTCTGCTCAATTCGTGCGATGTGTTAGTGTGGGTCAACATAGTCAGATTCTTTTTCTTGTCCAATGCCAACAATATCCTGGAAATGGTGCCCATGGGCTATTTCCTCGCCATGTGGCACATTGCTCGTGGCTTCGATTGCGTGAACCGCCGTCTGGACCAAATAGTGAAATCAAAATCGCCTAGGTATCAAAAGGAGCTGCAACATCTCTGGTTTCTTCATACTTCCCTCACCAAGACAGCTctaaatttgaataaaatatacgCCCCCCAGATGTTGGCCACCCGCTTAGATCACTTTATAATTGGTGTGATCCAAGCTTATTGGGGCACTGTGTTTACCTTTGACCTTTCCACGCCTTGGCCATGGGTCGTTTACGGAAGTGTTCAGTACCAAGTGCGCTTAGTGGACTACTATCTCATCGATTACATGTGCGATCTGGCGGTGAAGTACCACGATGCGGAAAAGCACTCCTGGAGCGAAATTCGCTGGACGAAAGAGGTATTTGAATTCGTTATTGTTTCCTGTAGAGATGCTTATACAAGTGCTTCCATTTCAGATAAGTTCCTATGTGATCTACGCGAACAGTTCGAAGTTGGAGCTCTGGATTTGTGGCCTTTTCAAAGCCGATCGCAGCATGTGGTTTGGCATGATCAGCAGcattttgtattatattttagttCTACTGCAGTTTCACATGGTTATGGGGAAGTAATTGTAATGCTTGTGTGATTTGATATCTACTCCTAActaaaaaatgttataaaatcGTTTGTAAGAAACTATTTTCTGCCGCGGAACATTTGTAAGCGCTTACGGGCAACTCTGTTCTGGGGCAGCCAATAATTTCCTATTCGATAATTTCCAAATGAATGCGTTCTGCAAATAAATTCAGCTTTGACAGCACTCGCAGTTGAAATTTAAAACGAAATCACGTTTTgctgttgcatactttttggcgTATGTACATCTGCTCTACGTTGTACGTGATGAAAGTTGCGTCATAAACACAGGCACACAGTGGGAAAATGCTGGGCATGGCAGCAGGTGAAATGGTGAAATGGGTGAGTTTAGAGTTAAGAGTTAAGGGaggcataaataaaaaggaaataaaataaatcaaagcataattttcgaaataaattcGTTTTTACCAAACGCCGAATGTAAATCTAATTCCTTTTTGCAGGCAAAACGTGCATCCAAGTTGTGCACTTTTTCAGTTTGCGGTATCTGGAATTTAAAGGCATTTTCCTTTACAATCGGCTTATCGCCCAATCCGTTTATTAAAAATAgtcaaattgaaatggaactaaaattaattaatcaacAGTGCTTGCATATAAAAGCATTTGTATGAAATATGCAAGCAAGCTGGATTTATTCCGATAAgaatttgtaaaaattatagCATTCTTCGTTGTATCATTGTTTGTTATTAAGCGTAGAAAAAATAGGTTTTTAGAACTGGTCTTAAACCGCCTTTTATATTTCAAACTCATATAATGATGACGTATAGTACTGAGCTCATTCAATGTGCGACAGACGACTTCTGGCGGCAGTCGGccctataaatatatatatggtattaACATGATTTAAATTCGCATAGAGGCACGTCAACACAATTATGTTGGATAACAAGAGCCAAGATTTATGGCGCCCGAATCGAGAGGCAAACATATAGACAGACAGACGCACGTAACGGATGCGTCGGCTCTACGCCCATTGCCGCagggcggtgggcgtggcccgtCGGTTGACAATTGTCAAAATCGCCGCCATAACTCACGTGTTGCCAGCAACAGAAGCACAGGGATTGTGGATCGAGGGGAATTGCCGCACCGGGCATCGACAATTTCAATTGGAGCTGATTTgctcaaaatgcaaattacgCAATGATTTACATTCCGATTGACATATTTTAGGCGAACAGTTTGCACTTCATACCGCCTCCACCCCCGAAAATCCTTGGATCCGCCCTTTACGTGTTGCTGAAAAGAATCCTTGATTTgcattcccattgccattgccattgccgcACATACGTAAATTGGCTGGGACTAGCAGGCCATTGGAAATTGGGTGCAAAATCATTTCAATCGCTCAAAAATTCCAAACACAGTGGCAATGGTATAATATTTAAACTGTTTGCCAGAGGTGAAGTAAGTACACTAAACGCTATCATAGATGCTGCAATGAAGATCTTACTCATGCGAACCATCCAACTGTGTCATTACTCACACAGCTGAGGGGCTCATATCCTGGTGACTTCTGACCGGTCATCATTATGCTGGCTCGGCCGTTGCTGCAACGGGCATCGTAAAATCGCTGAGAGGACATAAACGCGTTATTATATTATGCCTTTGAATGCCCATGACTTGCAGGGCTGCCATGAATGGAGGCCATAGAGGAGCAGAAGAAGGAGGCGGCATTGTGCAGTGGCCACACGAGTCACAGaggactcgcaggactcgcaggacaCACAGCACACAATGGACGAACATCAGTTCCAGAGCCGCGACGTCGAATGGCTGGTGGTGGAGAAGtaggaggaggacgaggaggataAGCCGGAGCTGGACCAAACTCCCGCGTCCATCAATGCAACTTTGAGTGAACGTCAACAGGCAAAGAAGCTATTCAGCTTAACTTGCATTCTTTGGCCTTTTCCCTTGCTGCGTTGCCCTCTGCCGAAGGacataaatttgaaaaataacaatatagGACGCTACTGCCCTCCAGATGTGTGCGACCAAAATGCCGGAGTCAGGACAGTGAGGACCACGGCTAAGGACTGCTCAAGATGCcgggcaaaagtttttaatgatGCCGCAAAGTCGTTGAACCAAGTTCGATGCACATTCTGTGGATTTGACCTGACTTTGGCATCCTTTGGCCATACTTTGGCATCGACggacgaaggacgaagaaCGAAGGCCTCTGCATTGATTTACTTGCGGCTCAGGCGAATGTAAGCCACACAGCTGGGCTAAATCCAAATTTTTCGGCCAAGTGAAAGTTTGTATCTGGGCTGCCAAGTTCCTTGCATTCTGTTTGCAATAACCTTTAAATGTTTGTTGCACTAGCAAAACGTTGACCACACAGAATTTGGAAGttcaaatgaatttaataCACAAACAAGTGAATTTACTACACTTTACCTTTTACATTGatatttgtgttttcttttgaatcCAAATTTTTACCCATAAAAGCAACATCACAGATTTGGGAGTCATAGGAATATTGatttggtttatttaaattgagaAGGCTTAAACTTAACCATCTTCTGGACTTCTTATCCGTAGAAGCCACCGCCAAATCCGCCAGCAGAGGCCGAGGACGAGGCCGAGGCGCTGGCTCCGCCGAAACCACCGTATCCGCCGCGTCTAAAGCCACCGTAGCCGGGGTATCCGCCACCGAATCCGCCGTAGCCGGGGTATCCGCCTCCGAATCCGCCGTAGCCAGGGTATCCGCCGAAGCCACCATATCCGAACTGGGGAGCGGGCACGGCCTCCAGGACACTGAGGAGTGCGAATATCACAACGACGAACACGATGGCAGCTCGCATCTTGGATGACTTGTTCACTTTAGATCTTTCCGTTTCGGACTGTTgatcgatttcgatttggcaGCCTATTATATAAACGGATTCACCTGGTTCAACAACCTGCTCATCTGGTTCTGGCGGAATTAGGTGTCAGGTGTGTTGGCGTGCCGGTTCCATTCTCTCTAATAAATCGCACCCATCGAAAACACAATATCATTCCATGACCAT
This genomic window contains:
- the LOC120446727 gene encoding neuropeptide-like protein 31, translating into MRAAIVFVVVIFALLSVLEAVPAPQFGYGGFGGYPGYGGFGGGYPGYGGFGGGYPGYGGFRRGGYGGFGGASASASSSASAGGFGGGFYG
- the LOC120446724 gene encoding putative gustatory receptor 59b — encoded protein: MVFWIVKLYFRYSLAIGITSQQFSRQKFYSTLFSRTYAMIANIITVGMVPICMWQVRSVFQSERHYPQLILITKDIRYTVSFLVILYTLLSRGFRDTAFTEMQPLLRTLFREEKRCGYKGREGVRRSLRMLLLLKFFTLSWLCITEVVFLLNSCDVLVWVNIVRFFFLSNANNILEMVPMGYFLAMWHIARGFDCVNRRLDQIVKSKSPRYQKELQHLWFLHTSLTKTALNLNKIYAPQMLATRLDHFIIGVIQAYWGTVFTFDLSTPWPWVVYGSVQYQVRLVDYYLIDYMCDLAVKYHDAEKHSWSEIRWTKEISSYVIYANSSKLELWICGLFKADRSMWFGMISSILYYILVLLQFHMVMGK